Genomic DNA from Desulfonema ishimotonii:
ACGGCGGTCCGTTTTCGTTTATTCATAAATAACAGCCTGTTACGGACTTACGTGGACGGCGGTCCCTGAGGCTGCGGACGGCGGTTCCCGGTCCCGAAAATGAAAAACCCTTTCTTTTTTTTAAAATAACAACCGGTTGCGGATTCCACGGACGGCGCTCCGCAGCCCAATGAACGACAATCCGCTTTTCATATAAATAACAACAGGTTACAACTTTACGTGGACGGCGGTCTGTAAAACATGCGCTGAAAAATAAAAGCGCAAGAGAAATATCAACATAAAAATAATGCCCAGACTCTCTTGCGCCCTGATATACAATCTAAGTTTTCAACACATCAGAAATTCAATCCGATCCGGCTCGAAAGTATTTCGCCTGAAACTAACCGAAAATACAGTCTAAATCCGCATAGGCATCACAACACTCAGATAACTTTTATCTTCAGCACCTTCAATCAGGCAGGGCCGCTCTCCGTTAATGATGTGAAGCACAGCCGTATTATCGTCAACCACATTCAGGGCATCAATGACAAATTTCGGATTAAACGCCGCTTCAATAACCTCCCCGTCAAAATCCACTTCCATCTCTTCCTTTGATTCCCCGATATCCGGGTTAGTCGCCGTCACCAGAAGCTTATTTGAACTGAAATTGAACACCACGCCCTTGTAATTCTCGGTTGACAAAATGGACATCCGCCTGAGCATCATCAGAAACAACTGCCTGTCCATCTGAATCTGATGTCCGTCATTTTTTTTGACAATATCCTGATATTTTGGAAAATCTCCTTCAAGAAGCCGAATTGTGATCGTTTCGGACTGCTTGTTGATGATGAAATGATTGTCCTTGAGACCGATCTGAACAGCCCCGTCATTGTTCAGAAATTTCAATGCCTCATGGAGGCCTTTTTTGGGAATAATAACACCTTCGATCGTCGGCATATCGCCCTCATACGGATAATCAACCGTTGAAAGCCTGCTGCCGTCTGTGGAAACAATTCTGAAGCAGTTCTGTTCATCACCTGAGACAGATTCAAAGTAGACCCCGTTAATGTGGGCGCGCTTATCATCGGGCGCTCCGCTGACAATCACGGTCTTCTCAATCATCCGCTTCAATGCGGCGGAATCCATTTCAAAAAAATCAATATCCTCTATCCTGGGGCTGTCGGGGAAATCCTCCGGGTTCATGCCGACAATATGATATTCGATATTCTGGTTGCCGATCTGAATCCACCGGTTTTCCACCTCATCCAGAAGAATCTCTTCAGCAGGAAAATCCCTTGTAATTTCAAACAATTTTTTCGCATTAATGGCAATCAGGCCCTTGGATTCAACCGTGGCCGGATAGATGCCTTCAAATCCGGTTTCCAGATCGGTGGCGATAATTTTGATACCGCCATCAATCGCCTCAATCAGGATATTTTCGGTAATCGCCAGATTGGTCTTCCGACCGGTCAGCCCCTGGACTTTTGCCAGCACATTACGGATATCGCTTTTATTGATGACAAACTTCATACGACCTACCTTAAAAGTTTATATGTTAAAAAATAAATTGGTTATTCCCTGTTCTGGCCAGTGGGCAATTTCATAACAGACCTGCCCTGAAACCTCTGATCTTTTTTTCAGAATCAAAAAAACCTGAAATAACTGCAAAAAAACAAAACAGATTTCCTACAGACCTCTGCCAGAAAAACAAAGACACCCTGCTAATTGTGAATCCACTTTCTCAGTTCCGGCAGCACCTGATCTGTCCACTCATCGCTGATCCGCAGCTTAATGTAGTAATTAAACATGTTGTCCACAAGCTGCATCACCTTCTCGCAGAGATATACTTTTTCAAGTATGATCCCCTCAATATCGTCTTTGCTCTCCGGAGGCGCGGTCTCAGGCGTCCTGAGACCGGCAATATTGAAGCTCTCCCCTTTCAGGGTAAACCGCCATTCATGATCGCCGGACTGGTAGATCAGGTTCAGCTCCGTCACCACAGCCCCCTTTCTGAGGGCCAGAACGCCTTCCTCAAGCCCTGCGTCATCGCCCTTGATGGTAACGCTCTCCGTGGCATCATGCATGCTGTTCTCCAGCATAACACGGTTGCCGATGTCCAGGGCCAGAAGCTCCGGGTCAAACTTTCTCAGAAGCGCACGGTCCTTCTCAACCACAAACCAGACCCACGTCAGAAACTCATAGCCTAAGAATTTGTACCGATTGTAAGCAACAGAAACATCAAGCATTGTGTATTACTCCCTGAAACTTGTGGGGGAAAGCTTGGACAGGGCATCCCGTTCGATCTCGGAAAGGCCGGCTGTCAGTTCGCCCATGGTGTAGGGAAACAGCCGGACCAGGGTCATTTTGAAGGATTTTGAAAACAGCGTCTCCAGCTCCTCATTTGCAGCCTTCTGATTTGAAAAAAACCAGAGGGATTTGTCTTCATAATGCCAGAGCAGCTCATAAATGGACGGCGTCGCGGGAATCCGCAGGCTGAGTACATTGGTGACATGCTCCTTAATGGCCTGTTTCTCGCTCCGGGTCAGGTTCTCCCGTCCGGTTTCAGCCAGCTTTCGGGCAGTTTCAATGGCGCAGTGTTTTTTGATAATTTTGGAAGGAATGCTCTTTTTATCAATTCTCAGACAAAATACCATATGCGTGCCAATGACAAAGGATGATCCCTCAAAATCAGGTCGGAAATGGTTTTCAAACGAGGTCCATCCGACTGATTTTTCGGAGACATCCTCCTCAATCTCCTGAATCACATTTTTTTTCAGGCCCTCTGCGATGGTTTCCAAAACAGGTTCTTCAAGCTCGCCATTCACTTTGTATCGTGTGACGGAGACAGTCGATGATAAAAGTCCCATAATAAATCCAAGTTATTGTTAATAATATTAAAAAATGAATGAAAATGTATACCCTTTTTAGACGGGAGTGACAAGCAATTTTTCCTTTCCACCGTACCCTCTGTTCTTTTCAGAACCGGATAGAATATGCCCTCTCTGTTCTGAAATCCTTCAGCACAACATTTAGGAAGTTCACATCTGACATTCAGCCTTTTCAATCTGTTGCTGTTTTCCGTTGTCTTTTATTATTATTTTTTTATAAAAACTATAATAATAATAGGGGTTGTCAATTTGTGCATAACTTTCGTAAGTATTTATTTTACATGTGAAAAACAGGCAAAAGTTATGCACAATCGATTGTGCATAACTCCTGAGTTATGCACAGGAAAAAAAAAATTGTGCATAAGTGGCCAGTTATGCACACGTTATGCACAATTTATTGTGCATAACTTTTTTTGCGATATTTTTTTTGATTTAAAATAGGATCTTACAATTTTTCCGGTGCCCCAAAAGATGAGAATATGTATGATTACAGGTCTGTTATCACCGAACCGGAACAGATACATTATCCGACGCCTGAGATGCGTTTGTCTTTGCAAAACAGGGGGCGGACGATTTTAAAAACAGCTTCTGATATTTTATGGTTACTCTTGAAACGAGGCTTGGGAAGGGATGTGCATTTTTTATTGACTCTTTCGCCAAATGGCGAGAAGATATACTGATAATCAAAGTGCTTATCTGTTTGATTAGGGCGATGCTGTCCTGGCCGGATTCCGGCGGATTGCAGGATATCAGCGGGTCCGTTGCCGGATTTCAGGATATGAATTGAATTCAAACAAATAACGAGGCAAAGACGATGTATAAAGTGATGATTCGGGATAATATGTCCCCGGTTGCAAAAGAGATACTGGAGGCGACCGGCAGGATTGAAGTGGTTGTGGACAATGACAAGGCGACCAGTGACCCCGACGTACTGGCCGGGCTGATCGGTGAGTTTGACGGTCTGGCCGTCCGCAGCGGAACCAAAGTGACGAAGGCGCTCCTTGAAAGTGCGCCGAATCTCAAGGTCATCGGCCGGGCCGGTATCGGGGTGGACAACATCGACCTGGAGGCGGCCACCCGGAAAGGCATTGTTGTGATGAATGCCCCGGGCGGTAACACCGTTACCACGGGTGAGCACACCATTTCCATGATGATGGCCCTGGCCCGGAATATTCCCCAGGCCACCGCATCGCTCCGGGCGGGCAAATGGGAAAAGAAAAAGCTGGGCGGTGTTGAGATTACCGGCAAAACCCTGGGCATTGTCGGTCTTGGCCACATTGGCCGGGTGGTGGCGGAACGGGCCAGGGGGCTGAGAATGAAGGTGATCGCCTTTGACCCCTATGTGAGCCAGGAGGCGGCCGCAAAAATGGACGTGCGCCTGGTCCGCTATGAGGAACTTCTGGCAACATCTGATTTTATCACCCTGCATGTGCCCAGGCTCAAAGAGACGGTCAACATGATCAACGCGGAAACCCTGGCGCAGATGAAGCCGGGCGTCCGGCTGATCAACTGCTCCCGGGGCGAGGTGATTCATCTGGATGACCTGTATGAGGCCCTTGAAAGCGGCCATGTGGCCGGGGCGGCCATTGACGTGTTCCCCAAAGAGCCGCCGGACGCATCCCTGCCCATCATGCAGCATCCGAAGGTGATCTTCACGCCGCATCTGGGGGCCAGCACCGGTGAGGCCCAGGTCAATGTGGCCCGGATGATCGCCGAGCAGATGACCGGCTATCTGCTGGACGGGGTCATCACCAACGCGGTCAATTTCCCGTCCGTGTCGATGGAGGAGATGGCCCGGCTTCGCCCCTACCTGACCCTGGCGGAAAAGATGGGGGCCATGATGGGACAGCTGGTGCGTTCGGTTCACGATGTGACCATTGACTACTGCGGCGAGGTGGCGACGCTGGCGACCCGTCCGGTCACCCACGCCCTCCTAAAGGGCCTGCTCGGCGCCTTTACACATAAGCCCATCAACTATGTCAATGCCCGCGCCATTGCGGCGGAGAAGGGGATCGGCATCAGGGAGACCGTCTCCCAGTCCGAAGAGGCCTTTTCCAGCCTTATCAAGCTGAAGCTGGAGGGCACCGATGAAAAGCCCGATGAAATCTGGGGGACCATCTATGAGAAGAAATATCCGCGTTTTATCCGTATCGGTGATGTCTATCTGGACGCCATCCCCGAAGGGGCCATGATCGTTATTCAGAATATCGACAAACCGGGCGTCATCGGCCATGTGGGCACTGTTCTGGGATGTCACAATATCAATATCGGTCGGTTCCAGCTCGGCCGGCGGGAGGATCATGCCGTCTGTCTGGTCAATATCGACACCCCGGCAGATGAAGCTGTTCTGGAGGAGATCAGATCCCTGCCCATTATTCTTTCTGTGCGGCAGGTGGATCTGGGATAAGGTATGAGCGCGGTGAATTT
This window encodes:
- the dnaN gene encoding DNA polymerase III subunit beta — encoded protein: MKFVINKSDIRNVLAKVQGLTGRKTNLAITENILIEAIDGGIKIIATDLETGFEGIYPATVESKGLIAINAKKLFEITRDFPAEEILLDEVENRWIQIGNQNIEYHIVGMNPEDFPDSPRIEDIDFFEMDSAALKRMIEKTVIVSGAPDDKRAHINGVYFESVSGDEQNCFRIVSTDGSRLSTVDYPYEGDMPTIEGVIIPKKGLHEALKFLNNDGAVQIGLKDNHFIINKQSETITIRLLEGDFPKYQDIVKKNDGHQIQMDRQLFLMMLRRMSILSTENYKGVVFNFSSNKLLVTATNPDIGESKEEMEVDFDGEVIEAAFNPKFVIDALNVVDDNTAVLHIINGERPCLIEGAEDKSYLSVVMPMRI
- the rdgC gene encoding recombination-associated protein RdgC, with translation MGLLSSTVSVTRYKVNGELEEPVLETIAEGLKKNVIQEIEEDVSEKSVGWTSFENHFRPDFEGSSFVIGTHMVFCLRIDKKSIPSKIIKKHCAIETARKLAETGRENLTRSEKQAIKEHVTNVLSLRIPATPSIYELLWHYEDKSLWFFSNQKAANEELETLFSKSFKMTLVRLFPYTMGELTAGLSEIERDALSKLSPTSFRE
- the serA gene encoding phosphoglycerate dehydrogenase — its product is MYKVMIRDNMSPVAKEILEATGRIEVVVDNDKATSDPDVLAGLIGEFDGLAVRSGTKVTKALLESAPNLKVIGRAGIGVDNIDLEAATRKGIVVMNAPGGNTVTTGEHTISMMMALARNIPQATASLRAGKWEKKKLGGVEITGKTLGIVGLGHIGRVVAERARGLRMKVIAFDPYVSQEAAAKMDVRLVRYEELLATSDFITLHVPRLKETVNMINAETLAQMKPGVRLINCSRGEVIHLDDLYEALESGHVAGAAIDVFPKEPPDASLPIMQHPKVIFTPHLGASTGEAQVNVARMIAEQMTGYLLDGVITNAVNFPSVSMEEMARLRPYLTLAEKMGAMMGQLVRSVHDVTIDYCGEVATLATRPVTHALLKGLLGAFTHKPINYVNARAIAAEKGIGIRETVSQSEEAFSSLIKLKLEGTDEKPDEIWGTIYEKKYPRFIRIGDVYLDAIPEGAMIVIQNIDKPGVIGHVGTVLGCHNINIGRFQLGRREDHAVCLVNIDTPADEAVLEEIRSLPIILSVRQVDLG